The Sulfolobus islandicus Y.N.15.51 sequence AAGGAATTCGATGAGGTACAAAAGGAGATAGTGAGGAGAATTGTCAGTATCACGAGTTGAGAATTACCTTAATCTACAGTTGAAAAAGGCCTTGCAAATAAATGGTATTGGCGTTGAGGAAATTCACGATATTAGGGTGGCGGTGAGAAAGTATTTCGATGTACTATATGCTCTTTATCCAGTATACGAAAACGTGGAGTGTCTATTCTTAGCGAAAGAGGTAATTAGCAAATTAGGAAAGGTCAGAGACATGGATATCTGCGAAATAATTAATGAAGAAAGAAATAGACTAGCCATTAGGGCTGTAAAGGAAGTTAGAGGACTTAAAATTTGCTTTGTCAATAATAAGATATATGGTGCCAGACTAGTCATATATAATAGAATTCTCACCTCTCTACATCAAATACAAGACGTGACAGATTTTCATGAATTAAGGAAAAGCGTAAGAGTGACTAGGAATCTAGTTGAGGCTCTTGGTTACGACACCACGGAAATTAAGGCTTTTGCCAAGAAAATGGGGGATATAAGAGATGAGATACTAAAAATGAGATGTAGAGGAGTAACTCCTGCAGATATAAACGTAAATCAGTTCAAGGAAGAAGCTAAGAGGGTAATACTAAAGATCATAGCGTCTCAAGACGAGTTTCATCATTTCAAACTCAAAGATAGATATTAATAATAGAAATGAAACATACCTATCTTGATGATAAAAGTTATTGATGCTCATGTTCATTATCACATATATGCTAGAAAAATTCCTGAACACTGCAAGGAATTCTTAGAGAATGTTGAGGAAACAAGTATAACTTTAAAGAATGAGTTTGTCGAAATTGAAAAAATCCTTCTTGTTCCCTCACATCCATGCCATAGTGATGACTGTTATGATGGTTTCTATATCGATTACGAGGAGAGAAAGAGAAATCCAGATCTTTATCTGCAATGGGGAGAAGTAAACCCGTGGAGATGTGATGTTAGGAGAGAGTTAGATAAACAGTATTCGTTAGGTATTATAGGAATTAAGCTACACCCCGTACATCATGCGTTCAAGCCTAATGCGTATAGAGAAGAGGAAGGAGGACTAAAGCAACTACTTTACGTATATGAATTCGCTGAAGATCACGATTTACCTATCCTAATTCACACTGGAACAAGTATAGGAGTGGAAAGTAGAAATAAATATGCTGATCCGATTTACGCCGATGACGTTGCTAAGGATTTCCCGAAACTTAGGATAATCCTAGCACATTCAGGGAGACCACTATGGTACAATACTGCATTCCACATGGCTCGTTTTACACGAAACGTGTTCCTAGAGATCTCGTCTATTCCCCCTAAGAACATATTGAAAGTATTACCTAGATTGCACGAAATTTCAGATAAGATAATTTACGGAAGTGATTTCCCAGCATTTAAGGGGCAAGATTTAGCTGAATACGCCTATCAAGTATATGATGTTTTAAAGGATGAGAAGATAATGAGAGATAACGCTAAAAGGATATTAAAAATTAGTTGAATTTAGCTAAATTATTTATAGTTTAAATTATTTTTCACAATTTCTGCGCATGTAGTGAGTTTATGTTTGATAGTGCTTTCCTTTTCTATTAAGTGTACTACTTCATCTCCCCTAGTTAAAAACCAGTCAGAAATTATCTTTCTATGACAATTCCAAGGAAACTTCTCAGAGCACATGATCATCTTTATCTTATTAATTCTCCTAATATCCTCTAATGCCTCCATAACCCTTTCGTTAGTTAGAATGTAAATTGCATAAGCTCTAAAACCCTCGCTCTTAAAGCATTTACCAATATCTATGTCTTCAACGTCTTTTCCGATTTTCCTATATCCTCCTAACTGTTCCTTCCATAAATATTCTATACCACTTTGTTCTAAAGCCTTTTTGAGATTCTCCTTGTTAAAGTGTGGATATCTAGAACTTTTAGGCCATCTCCTTACATCTATTAATATTTCCACGTTATACTTCCTTAATATTTCCATAAAATCTTCTAAGCTTCTATTTGAATGACCAATAGTAAACAACATTATTAGATACCTAAATCAGTTATAATCTTCATTGCAGCGTTTCTTCCAGGTACTCCAGTAACTTGTCCTCCTGGGTAAGTTCCAGAACCAGTTACGTACAAGTTCTTAACTGGAGTAGTGTATCCCCAACCTTTAACTGGTCTACCGTCGAACAAGTATTCAGTATACATGGGCATATGATTCATATCTCCGAAGGGGGCATTGTATTCTCTCTCAAGTTTATAAGCATCTAATCTATCAACATGGACCACCTTCTTTTCCAAGTCTGGGAAGAACTCTTTAGCCTCTTCATAACTACCCATAATTGTCATTACATGACCTCCTAGGCTATTATCAACAGTTGAAGGAATAGTAACTTCACCTATTGGTAGCGTAAATAACGTATCCGGATGATTTCTCACGTAATCCGGTAGATTTGGTAATTCCCTCAATATTAAAGTATCCCTCTTCCAACCAGGCCTGAACTCCGGATGATAAACTTTCAGTAATCCGTTGGTCAACTTGTTCAGTAAAACTGGACTTACAGCATTAATAACTATTTTACTCTCAATAATTTTGTCAGCATTGGTTCTCACACCAGTTGCTACGTTATCCTTTATGATTATCTCATTCACCTTTGTATTGAATATAAAGTCAACACCCAATTGTTTAGCTCTATTCATTAATATTTCTCCTACTTTTCCCATTCCTCCCCTCACTATCTTCCAGTCTAGGCTAAAGTAATATGCCAGAACATATGCTGGTAAATCGTACATAAATCCGTATGAGAAATAAGGTTGAAATTCCTTATCTAGATATTCATTTAGGAACTTTCTAGATGGTTGTGTAAATATCTCAAGTTCAGTTCTTTCTACTGCCTTCATAAAATCCTCAAAGGAAGGTGGTTTGGTAACGTATTGCATTTCCTTTTCAATCTTCTCCTTAATCTTGAACAATAATTCCTCCATTTTAGGGTATTTGGTTTGACCTAGTCGCTTAAACTCCTCAAGTCTTTTCTCCTTATTTCTCCATATATTCACAACCTTTCCATCTTCAGTGACGAAAACGTCAGCAACATCTGAGTCAACTGTAGGAAAAACTACCCCCAATTCCTCTTGAATTCTTTTAGGAAATAGACCTAATACGTATGACGCCCTGCTATATTTTACTCCCTTATATTCTTCAGTGTCGCCCATTCCACCGGGCCTATTTCTGGCCTCAATAACTAATACCTTAAGCCCTTTTTGAGCCAAATATATTGAGGAAACTAGACCGTTATGGCCAGCACCAATAATTATTACATCATATTTCATAACATACTTATATTGTTGAGGGGAAAATTAAAGTTACACCAAGGAGCGAGTACAATAATCTCCTTAAATGAAATATCATCACTTAATTCTTCAGACTTAGGTTCCTATATAGATTGGGAGATCTCTCAAAACCTCAAAGACAAGCCTAACTCATTTAGTATAAGACTTAAGTTTATTACCTAAAAAGTTCAAAGTATAGTCATTATGACAAAAACTCTCGCTGTACTATTTCATAGATTAGATATTGCATTGAGCCAATCAAGTGCGTTTAAATCCTTATTATTAGTCTGTGCGTCTATTCCTCATCATCTATAAAAAGTGATCACCTCATAAGGAAATATTATGAAAAGTATCACATTTAATTATACAATCAAATATCTTACATTTGTAAGCCTCGATGGAGAGGATGGGAATAGCATAAAAATTTTTTAAACATTATCGTAAAAATTTTTACAAAAAAGGGGTTAAGGGGGCGGAAAGCCTCGCCAGCGGGGATGGATAGCCCCCTTATATTTAAATAATCCTTTTTTCTGAAATTCTTTTAGTGATGTTAACAATGCTCCTCCCCAGCTCGATTGAGGGCTTAATGGGACTGTGGGAGGAGCATCTAGTATCTCTTAAGGGACTAGACGTTATGGATGAAAGTCCCCTTCTATTCAGATGGGAGTGGATCTCTGATCCACTCGACTGCCCACCAGATGAGAGATGTAAACCCGAATCGATGGTGGGAACGATGATCCCTCTGGAAGGGGAACCATCGCCCTTTCAGGGCGGAGAGAAAGTCAGTTCGCAAGCTCGAGATCTAACTACTAGGTAGTTCTTCTACTCTGGGAAATCGTTACAGTACTGAGAGTCACTCAGAGATATCATAGCTGAAAAATGCATAAAGACAAAGAGGTTAAGGTAAAGATACCATTTTGGAGGATTTGAACAAGATGATTTTAAATGCTTTAGCAATTCGCAGAAGAGGTTTTAGGGATAAACTTTATTTAATGTAGTGGAGGATTGTTCAATATTCAATTCAAGATTAAGCTGATAAGAATGAAGTGGAGTAATAGTCGTCGAATCCAAGTATTCCTTCATAATATGCCGTAAATGTGATTTCGAGAACCAAGGAAATTGGTTATAATTGTTTAGATGTGGAGGTACTGTTTTTGAGGACAATCGCAATTATGTTTCTGTTGTAAATTGGTGTAAAATAGGGTTCTGAACCTTAATATTCGTGTCAGAGACATGATGACCGATAGGAGACCTAACCCTTTGGTGGAGAAGAATTAAGTTATCATAAGCCGCATTGATAAATGCATGTGACTATGGATATACTTTCCCCCCAAAAACATTTTAATCCCATGTTAAAGGTTAAAATGGAGTGGTATAATGATATTCGAGGAAGAAGAGGACTTATGGGAAGAAGAGGAAGACTGGGACGAGGAAGAAGAGGACTTATGGGAAGAAGAGGAAGAAGAGTGGTAAAAATAGAAGGAAATAGTTTTTTTTTTTTTTTTTTACTAAAATATCAGTTAGCCTTTATTGAAACTGGAAAAAGAGTAATAAACTTTCTTATCTTATAGATAAGATGTGAAGAAACCGAAGATCCTGCTAAGCGTTATAAAGAGTTTGTTGGAAAATAACGGACATATTACATCCCGAGAACTTCCTAAATCTAAGAAAGTTTCATCTAATCAGTTATACAAGGCTATACTAATCCTCAATAAGTTAGGACTAATTCAAATTGAGGGAGAGTTAAATAATAACAGATTTGAGCTCCACTTGGTTCGAGACTCCCAATTCCTTAATCTAGAACAAAGGGTTAAAGTTACATTTTATGAGGATAGGAGTAAAACTAAAAGCTTTAAATTTCATACTGTTGCATTAAAGAATGGCGTATCATATATTGAAGATAATAGTTACTGGTCGGTTGATGATAAGGTTAAAACTAAATTGAAAGTCTATAAGCCTAAAAGGGAATTTGGTAAAATAATTGTGGAGAAGATCGAACTAGGAGTCCAGAAAGCTTACATTAAACTAACGTTAAATCCACCAACAAGAGTAGGAGAGAAAATAATACATGGATTTAAAGTAATTCAGTCTAACTACTTCACATTCACGCAAAAGGAAACAATAGAAAGATATGGGGATCCCGAAATGATGGACGGTTTATCAGTAATACAACCTACCTTATTCTCGATATTAGAAATTAAGTTCCCCGAGGGTTACAGATTTATAGATGTAAAAGCCGAAAGATACGACTTAGTAGTAATAGATGGTCCTCAAATACCTTCTCCAATACCAAATCATCGTTTAGTTATTGAAAGAAATAGGATTATTCTAAAACTCGTTTATCCAAGTTTTGGCTATTATTTTATTTCTTGGAAAGCTGCTCAATAATTATACAATTCTAGAAACATTTTTAATAGTGATACGATTATATATAAAATGATGAGTTACAGTGAAGTAGAATATAAGGGCTTAAGTTATTTAAAGAGAGGTAATATTGAAATCATTATCATAATATTAATTGAGCTGCTTGCAATACTAGTCACTTACGTCATGGAATATCTAGGCTTACCCACACCACTACAGGACTTCCTAGTGTTATTACCTTCCTCAGCAATATCCACATTATTGATAATACTAACATATCTCGATATTCAGCGAGGTTTTTATACATTAGGAAAGGCAGAAGTAAATATTGGGATAGGAAATATAATATCGTCCTTGTTCCTAGTATTATCGATATTGGCAATAGTTGGAGTCGTGACGTATACATTGTCTTTAATAT is a genomic window containing:
- a CDS encoding phytoene desaturase family protein, which encodes MKYDVIIIGAGHNGLVSSIYLAQKGLKVLVIEARNRPGGMGDTEEYKGVKYSRASYVLGLFPKRIQEELGVVFPTVDSDVADVFVTEDGKVVNIWRNKEKRLEEFKRLGQTKYPKMEELLFKIKEKIEKEMQYVTKPPSFEDFMKAVERTELEIFTQPSRKFLNEYLDKEFQPYFSYGFMYDLPAYVLAYYFSLDWKIVRGGMGKVGEILMNRAKQLGVDFIFNTKVNEIIIKDNVATGVRTNADKIIESKIVINAVSPVLLNKLTNGLLKVYHPEFRPGWKRDTLILRELPNLPDYVRNHPDTLFTLPIGEVTIPSTVDNSLGGHVMTIMGSYEEAKEFFPDLEKKVVHVDRLDAYKLEREYNAPFGDMNHMPMYTEYLFDGRPVKGWGYTTPVKNLYVTGSGTYPGGQVTGVPGRNAAMKIITDLGI
- a CDS encoding amidohydrolase family protein, which codes for MIKVIDAHVHYHIYARKIPEHCKEFLENVEETSITLKNEFVEIEKILLVPSHPCHSDDCYDGFYIDYEERKRNPDLYLQWGEVNPWRCDVRRELDKQYSLGIIGIKLHPVHHAFKPNAYREEEGGLKQLLYVYEFAEDHDLPILIHTGTSIGVESRNKYADPIYADDVAKDFPKLRIILAHSGRPLWYNTAFHMARFTRNVFLEISSIPPKNILKVLPRLHEISDKIIYGSDFPAFKGQDLAEYAYQVYDVLKDEKIMRDNAKRILKIS
- a CDS encoding CHAD domain-containing protein, which produces MSVSRVENYLNLQLKKALQINGIGVEEIHDIRVAVRKYFDVLYALYPVYENVECLFLAKEVISKLGKVRDMDICEIINEERNRLAIRAVKEVRGLKICFVNNKIYGARLVIYNRILTSLHQIQDVTDFHELRKSVRVTRNLVEALGYDTTEIKAFAKKMGDIRDEILKMRCRGVTPADINVNQFKEEAKRVILKIIASQDEFHHFKLKDRY
- a CDS encoding DUF488 domain-containing protein gives rise to the protein MLFTIGHSNRSLEDFMEILRKYNVEILIDVRRWPKSSRYPHFNKENLKKALEQSGIEYLWKEQLGGYRKIGKDVEDIDIGKCFKSEGFRAYAIYILTNERVMEALEDIRRINKIKMIMCSEKFPWNCHRKIISDWFLTRGDEVVHLIEKESTIKHKLTTCAEIVKNNLNYK